The sequence CGCGGCAGGCCTTGGTCAGGGAGCTCTCACGTGCTGGTGTCTGGTGAGCAGCAGAGTAGCTCTCAGAGACTCTTGTCCAAACACCTTGGCCTTTGGGCACCGATCTCTGGGGCGGTCATTGCCGCACTGAGGGTTGCCTGCAGCCCTCACTGCGTGGGTTCTGACGCCCAGCTGGCGTGAGCGTGCCTAGCTGTGCTGCTCCAGGACCCGCAGTCCCAGCCGGCACAGCCTCTCCCAGGAGGTGCCGGGGGAGACCGTTCTACAGCCACGTAGCCACAGACCCACTTGGGAAGTTTCAGGCATCTTAAGCCGCCCCGTGGTCATTTCAGTTGTGCTTCTCCGTTGGTTCCTTCGCTCATGCGTTGTGTTCAAGTTCTTCCTCCCTCGTTCAAAGATGCTGCCTTCTCAACAAGCGGACATCTGACCTCGTGGGTGGGCGATGTGTTGCAACAGCAAATACGGGGTAAATTGCTTCTGTGATGAGCTCGCCCTCGTCTGGTTAGCCCTTATGTTCTTTGTACCCGTGAACCCTGTTGTCTCCTTGTGGCTTGGCTGGCCGAGTGAGGACAGTCTCCTGCGAGGGCATCCCTGTGCTGTGCTGTTCCTCTGCCGCCCTTGCAGTCCTCCGCGCCGCTGCAGGCTCTCGGCAGGGCTTGGCCAGAGAGTTTCCAAACCTGCAGTGGATTCCAGGCTGTTCGTCCTTGTTGTGTGAACTGTATTAGCATGTGTGAGCCAGTGAACGGTGATCTGCACCCTTCCCTCCAAACTGTAGTTGAGGAATCCAGCCGGCAAAGACAGGCCGTGCTGCTCACGCTGGAGCCCTTTCCCAGGGCGCGTTCGGGCAGAAGTACCTCGGTGAAGGGTAGTGTCCAAGAAGCCGGCAGTGACTGACGGCAGCTCTGTCCTGCCGCCTGcgctcctgcaggcccagcctcGGGGCAGGCCGGCCTCGGCTCGGCCTGTGGGCCAGTGCCCCTGTCCTGGCGGCTTGTCCCCGCAGGGCCACACGCCTTCTCTGGAAGCAGCGTCCTCGTCCCCAGACTGGCCTCACCCTGCTGCTCTCGGGCCCTTCCCGCCAGGTCTGCGTTGACCCTGTTCGTTTGGCTACGcgccagctgccctcccttcGTCCCAGGGTCAGCCTGTCccatctctccctgctccccacggGCCAAACCGCTTCGCACTCAGGCTGGTGTCATTTCCAGACAGGACCACAGCCTGTGAGCCTTTTTATTTTCGGTAAAATGGTGCTTTCCCCCTTATTTGAAATGCTGTGTATTAACAATAACGTACTGACATCTTCGTCGGAGTGTTTGATGGGCTCACTGACTGCCGGAACAATCATGGAGATCTTGTGGGGAGCCCTCGGAGCGCAGAGGTGACGGGCCAGAACCCCTGGGGAGGTGTTGGATGTGGATCCGAGTGTGGGTCCCAGCAGTATTGCAGTCTTGTCACTCGGTCCCGGGAGCAGTCTCTGCGTTTGTTTCCTTACGGCCCAGAGTGTGCCGAGACCGTCTGTCCGCAGCTGCTCTCCCTGCAGAGGCCTCACAGTGTTACTGTGCGGCAGGGCGGTTTCTGTGCAGTTCCTCCTGCCAGATGGACCAGCTCTTTCTCTGGGTCCTGACTGTCCCTCCCGGTGGCACAGGGCGTGCGGGTGGACCGAGGAAGAGCTGGCTCCGAGCAGGctgcaggtgcaggagcaggcgggcatggcttgtggtCCGAGCGGCGCGTCCCTCGGCCTCCTGGCTGCTCTCCCTGCGGACTTCGTGCCGGGCCTCCTGCAGGTGGTGGCTCACTGGTGCCATGCCTTTCGTTCCCTCCCGGAGGCCCCTTGGCAACTAAAGACGGAGGAATGGCTGCTGAGGGCAGGCCGCTCAGTCAGCCTGAGCAGAGAACTTAGACTTGTGAATCCTGAACTCTTCGATGTTAAgtttctgtgctttttttttgcGTGTGTATTTTAATTGCTGATGGGCCTTCTGCAAGTAGTATTAGCTCTTCCTTGATGAGGCCGAACTGAGCTAAGGATGTCCTTTCCTATAACTCGTGGACGCAGGAGGCCAGCGAGGCCTCAGGAGTCTCCTTAGTTGCTGCTTTGCCTTCCAAGGGCCAGAGAGACGAACTGCCACGTTGCCACGGCTCTGGAAACTTGTATTTCCGCCAGAAGGGGCTTGCTCTCCCCTTCTCTCATTCCCATGTGCCTGGGAGAGCTCCCGGGCTCCCGCTCTGGCTCCCCTTTCCTTGCGGGGCAGGAAGGGACGGGATGGACCCTGTGCCGTGGTCTTCTTGCCTCTGTTCTGCTTGTTGTCGTGGGAAAGGTTGGTCCTTTGGTTTAGGGCTTTGTAACAATGTCATCTCTGCTTAGGGTTGGCACCTGCTTCCTTCTTagcagggcctggtggcttctCTGAAGTTACGGGTGGTCAGGGCCCTCCGGTGCAGAACATCTGGCCATTCCCCTCCAGGCCGAGTGGCCTGCTGCTTTCCACATTTCAAgaactgctttcttttttcttaaagagtTCTCCAGAATAAATTGACAATATACGTAAGTACCATGTTTTCTTGTGTATGCTCTggtctggtttttgtttttaatcaaatgCCTGTTGGGAGGAGATGAACGTATTTAGTCTGTTAGATTTGCGctgctggattttttaaaaagtgtaaccTTGACTAGCTGTCTTATTGTTTATCCTGTAAGATTAGCCTATCAATTAAAGTTTGATAATTAATTGCgtctcctttttcctttcaatttgtCATGCGCCTAAtccatactggggattgaccaATATTTGGAACTGGGCCTGGAGCCATTTTTTTAACCAGTTGTGGCCAACCATTTTCCTGTCTCCTCTATTTGACTTTGAGTATATCCAAATTTGAGTATATCCTGCAAAAAACAGTTGATAAAGAGATTTGATTTGATTTACTCCCGTATGAGTCAAAGTCACTGCCAGGCCATGTTCCTGGTGGCACAAccctcctcctgctctggccTCCGGCTGTTGGAGGCAATGCCACCTCCTGTCTGTACGCCTGGCTTTGCCTCTGTGACTTCACCTGGCCAGGTGGCCTCGGAGGACATGGCTGGGGACACCTGGGGTGGAGCTCCACTTCCCGCCGCAGCCACAGAGGCCCAGGAACAAACAGGCCTTGGCGTGAACGGGCTTTGACACCAGCACACTTCCATTGGACGCTCGCCTTCCCTCTACTTTGTAAATGTTCCCAAAGGTTCTGGTCCCACAGCCCTCCTGGCTCTTTCCGCTATTCCAGCACCTCATAACCCCGAAGCAGCTGTCCGGCCGTGGGCATCTGGCACGGCCACAGGCTGCACGTTGCTGGCGCCCACTCCAGCGGGCTCCTCCGGGTTCTATCCCAGTTCTGAATGGCTGCTTCAGGCTCCTTCAGATGATAGGGAGCCTGAAGAGCCACCAGACCCACATTTTCACAGCTAACACCCCTTTGCATCTGGGATCCCACAAGCCAGACAGCCATTAGGGCAAGTAGCAATGACCTCTTCCTCCTATGCCCAAGGGCCGTCAGGTCAGTTTAGCTGGTGCACATGGAAGTGGAGGTGTTTCtccccaggagccctggccagcacCATGTGGCTGCGCTCAGCCGGGCTGACCTGCCATCCTAGTTATCAAGGCTGTTTTGTTCAAAGCCTTGTTGGCCTGTCTTACCCTCTTGATACATCCCTTCCTGCTGCCCACCCATGTTATATAACTCCTGGTACAACCCTTCCTGCTGTCCactccatcctacctaataatagacaaatatgcaaattgactgtaccttcgctatgcccatgattggccaggaggcgcgggggggcgggactcggggtggccggggtagctgattgggccggcgggacgctgagctgcgtcgccagcagcagcacgagctcagcatctgtgccatggctgtgctgcggcacagaaggggcctctggggcagcgagctgacgtcctgccgcacggaccatcaaaagcgggggagctgagtgcctgagcggacaggcactcagctcccccgcaatcgaaagcaaaagtgtgggagctgggtgcctgtccgctcaggcagcaggcctttcagaagcctccggcgtggcggaggcttctgaaaggcctggtgcaccagcgatcgaaagggaaagcgtgggagctgggtgcctgtccactcaggctgCAGGCCTTTAAGAAGCCTCCGGCGCcaggtgcaccagtggacaggcacccagctctccgtgatcgaaagcgaaagcgtgtaggggaccctacacatgcatgattcaatcatgcactgggcctctagtgttatataactCCTGGTACAACCCTTCCTGCTGTCCAttcatcctgtctaataaagagggaatatgctaattgactgccccaccctcaaagatggcggcacccacagccacaagatggcggcgcccagtcccctcagcccagctggggtggcaggcatgtggcaaggctgggcccgcccccaggcgggtctggcaGCTTTGCGCACATACCTCCGgagtccagtcccctcagccccccagctgcccagggctggcccgaggcacaggtaagcctcagaATGCggctgcctagctgcccagggccgcctgagactcaggtaaccagggccggccgaggcttgcgctgtcagcagtggcagcaacacaggcgtgatggggcgttgccttcccctgatcgctgggtcgcctcccgcccgagggctcctggactgtgagagggagcaggcagggctgagggattcccccctccagtgcatgaattttcatgcaccaggcctctagtgttatataactCCTGGTACAACCCTTCCTGCTGTCCACCCTATGTTATATAACtcctgggtgtttttttgttgtgtttttttttaatatagttttattggtttcagagaggaagtgagacggggagagagagatacatcaatgatgagagaatcattgataggctgcctcctgcatggagatcgagcctgcaaccctggcatgtgccctgaccgaccgggaatcgaaccttgacctcctggtttataggttgatgcacaaccactgtGCTGCGCGGCTGGGCACTCCTTGTTTTCAAGttctgtattttattgatttctagagagaggaagggagagggacataaacattgatgagagagaaacatcgatcactgcctcctgcatgccccctactggggattaagcctacaatctgggcatgtgccctgactgggaattaactagcaacctttcagtaagccacactgcccagggcaaAATGTTACTTTTATGTGTCATTTATTACACAATACATGGtatttataatttagaaaatactgCTGAACAAAATAAGCCCTGTGTCTATCATGTCATAATCATTAACATCTCGGTGTGTTTTCTAGAAATGGGGTCATGCTGGTTAAAATCTGCACTTAACAGTCTTTCCACATGATCACATAACTTCCTAAGTAACCAGTCTCATCGCTGGAATATCCATTGTATGGTGTGTGTACTTTTCGTTGCATGTATCTTGTTGAATTCCTCCCTTATATGGACAACTTCCAAACAAGTTGAAAGAATAGCatagtgaacacacacacacacgcataatTTATACATGCATGTAGCCGTCACCCAGTCACTGGTTACCCTTTcgctgtttctttttttccctgacCCATTTGAAAGCTAACTGCAGCCCTGATGCTACACCTCTAAATACTCAGTGTGAACCTCATGAGAATGTTAGTCTGACCACAGTACCACTGTATTCCTGACTACTGGGGTGTCCCATCCCCCGCACCCAGCCCATCTGTCCTCCAGTGTCCTGTGttcctccctgtcctcccagccccacactcCCGAGTTGGTCTCTGGTCTCCTTTCCCGAtgacattgattttattttataatatatttttaaggatttcagagagaaagggagagggaagagagaaacatcagtgacgagggagaatcatttatcagctgcctcctgcatgcctataggggatcaagcctgtaacctgcgcgtgtgcccttggctggaattgaacctgggacccttcagtccacaggcgaacgctctatccactgagccaaaccagctagggctattttagaGCCCCACCTTCTGGATGTTTCCTCAGGATCAGATTTAGGTTCAACCATTCTGGCAAGGTTTCTTCCTGCTCATCACATGGGCAGCGCAGTGCTTGCACTGGTGGTGATCTGAATGTGACACGTTACACAGATGCTAACCGTCCGCCTACCAGATAGATGGTGAGCTCCCGGGAGTGGAGGCACACACGACTCACCTGTGTGGGACTCAACCCACTGGCAGTGCTGCACGTGGTGGACACGTGATGTGTGAGTGAGTGCACTTGCACTGCAGGGCGGGCCGGCAACGGGCCTCACAGCCACTCTCAAAGGGGACGAAGGCAGGCCTACAGGGGCTCGGGGCCATTAGAACTGCACACCATCCCATCTCTTCACACTCACACTTTTCCATTAGACATTGCTTCATGATAGATCACCCAAAACTGACTGAACACAgtgaacagccctagctggtttggggcaggcctgcggactgaagtccgggatttgattccagtcaagggccaagtaccttggttgcagactcttGGCCCTGGTGGgatgcatgcagaaggcaaccaatcgatgtgtctctcacataagtgtttctgtctctccctctccctttcactctctaaaaatcaatggaaaaagtcctatccttggttgaggattgaaaaataaaaccatgaacATATGACTTGGGTATGTATGAGGCACTCGGTGGGTCTGTTGCTCTAGGCCAGGCTTCTATGATCTTTCCTACGACTTCATAAATTCATGACCAGCTGGCAGGTGTGGGACAGCCTCAGTCTTCATTCCTATGCCTGGTGAAGAGCTTGGACATTTCCACCACGGGCCATTGTCCGTCATCCCACACCCAAAGGACAGGTTCCATTCCACTCCTGAGGAGCTGCACAGGACAGTCTGTGCTTTCTCCTTCTCTAGCTGTAGGACTTCCCTTCAGCCAGCTTTCGagcggttctgaatgatggttctggattttagttgtaattttgatgtggttgtgcaaGGCGGCAAGTACAAGCTTttatgctgccatcttgcttCTCTGCTTGCACACTTAGTAAAAATTGGttttagagggagggaaagaaacattgattggttgctttgtGTACGGACCCCAATctgggatctaacccacaacctgggtatgcaccgtctgggaatcaaacctgccaccttttgctGTATGGGACGACGTTCCCAACAAccgagccacagcggccagggccACACACACTAGAATGCTGCCTACTGAGGGTGGCACAACATTCCAGTCCTTACAGCACAAGGGCCTTTGCTATTGTTTGAATACTCAGACCCTAACTAGCATGCCATGGGATTATGTGATTCAGTGAATTTTCCTTCCTGTTCTGGCTCCTGTGGGACTTAGAACAGCTACTGAATGATGAGAACTGGCCCCTCTGTGCAGCAGCCATGACTGAGGTGGCAATGCCACAGGCCTCATCTCAGGGAGAAGCAACCACagatactctttttctttttgtcaaaaTGTGCAGCGACCATGGGGGTTAGAATACTCAGAACAAATTGCCCCAGATGTTAAAATTATGACGTCCCATGCAAGCCTGTTTCATTCTAAGTAACTACTCGAAAAGTCATGCCTTTTTGAACTGCATGACTACAATGTCAGCAGACAGATCTCTCAAACTATTAAGCACAGCTCTGGCCAGTGGACtttgaagggccctgggtttgattcgcgtcaagggcacatacctcggttgcaggctcgatccctggtctaggttggggcacatgtgggaggcacccaatcgatgtctctctcacatggattttttctctctgtctctcctccctcccactctctaaaaatcaatggaaaatatcctggggtgaggattaacaacaacaaaaaccctattAAGCATAGTCAATATAAAAAGGCACTTTATAGACATCACTGAAAAACTAAAGACtgacaaaaatattgttttatagatttattttcaaagggcacaaaaacttAGACAATTTAAATACAAGTTTAAACAGAATTGCTCTATCGATGTCAGCAATGATGCCAAAACTGGTTCTCTCGGCCAGACGCTCGCCTCTCTCTTCTTGGTGAAGAAAAGGGTCTGGAAGAGATACAGCAAGTGCCCCCATTAAGTGCAGCATTTCTTTTGGGGTATTGTTACCAACTTGACATGAAGATCTTTGAGGTGTTACAACCATAGTACCTGAAGTTACATGCAAGGCTTTATTTAACAAGTCTCACCACTTGATTATCCTAGAGCCCAAATAACAGCTAAATTTATTTACTGTCCGGCTTTTTTACCATCAAGCGTTGTATTAAATGAATTGCATACACCACTGAATTTTACCTTCACAAGAATCCCAGGTAGGTCCTACCTTTATCCCCATTGGACATATGAGAAACCTGAGGCTCACAGAGGCTAGAGAGCCTGCATATGACCACCAGACTTCAGAATGTGACAGAGCTGACAATAAACGCGTGTCACTCCAGAGTCCGTGTTCTTGCTCCTGAGGTCTCTAGCAGCCAACAGCTAGGCCATCCCAACTTCTGGACAGCAGGCTGGGCTGGCCTAGGCTGCCATGGGAGGTGGTCTCTGCTTCTTTGTTAATCTGTGCAGTACTCTCTACAAGACTGCCGTTAGGAGGGCTTACCACCCTAGGGAGTCTGTCCAGGAATTAACTGCTTTCAACCCCCCTCGAGGATCAAGATTAGATCACTAAGGCTGGTGCCTTGGAGTGGCAGATAACCAGAGGGCCTGCATTTTATAACCAGGAAAACGTGCCAGGCATTtccattctccttttcttcctgagTCTTACTTTATTGAAGAACCCCACAGAGATTAATTCTATTGGAGAACATCattctatataaaattatttacctGATACTTTATTCATATACATCCTTCTTATCTGCAATGTAATCTACAATTTCTTGTGGACACATCAATTTCTCCGCATCTATATCAGGAATTTCAAAACCTAAAAGTGAAATTTACAATATGCATGAGTGTAGAAAAAGCAAatcctttatttacttatttaatatgttttattgatttcagagaggaagggagggggggggagagagaggaacaccaatgatcagaatcattgattggctgcctccttgcacgccccccactggggatcgagcctgcaacctgggcatgtgcccccacggggaatcgaaccgtgacctcccggttcataggttgatgctcaaccactgagccatggctggTGGGCCAAAAGCAAATCCTTTACACTTGAAAGCACTAATACCTCTGTAACACCCTCAAGTACATCAAGTTTCCAGCAACCCTGAGTCCATTCAAGTTGTGACCCAGTTATGTCTAGACAGTGTGTATATTGTATTGGGTAGAAtggttggttctttttaaaaaagatctaatCCACATAATAGAAAATTCACCCATTGAAAGTGTAAAATTCAACGGTTTTTAGCATCGTCACAAGGTTTGTAGCCATCACCATTAtccaattttagaatatttcattaCTCCAAAAGAAATCCCACCCTACCCTACCTCAACAGACTTCATGCCCCTAGTTAGCACAATCTGCGAGGAGTCTTTACTAGGCTCTGCTCTGTGGGATGGCTTCTATTCAGGCAATTCATCCCCCAAATTAGTTGTGGAGCCTTGAATGGTCTCATTTGCACAACTAATTGTCCCAAACCAGAATCACCTGGAGCATGCACAGGAAACATCGCAGGAAACCACGGCGCatgcgcgcgcatgtgtgtgaaGGGGGGCCTACTGTTTCTATTTACATGTTGATTCAAATCCTAATTCAGACTCCCCACATTCTTTCACTTTAACACACCCAAATCAAGAATGACTCTATGGGctctggctgggttgctcagtggttaagagtgttATCCCGATACATCAAGGTTTAGGGTTCcatccgtcagggcacataccagaatcaaacaataaatgaataagtggaacatcaaattgatgtttctctccctctctaaaatctcacacacacacacatcacaataTGGAGACCCAAGCTTCAGCCTGTGAGTGTTACCAAATTCGTCCTCCATGGCCATGATAATCTCCACTTGGTCCAAACTGTCTAAGCCCAGGTCTTTCATAAAATGGGAATTTACTGAGAGCTGCAAGAAAGGGACACCAAATACAAAATTCAGTCTGTGAGAGCTTTTGCTCCACAAGATACCTGAGTGGTACAGTGTTACTTAATCATTACAGAGATTATTTTTAAGTAGGAGGAACCATAATTAACATCATACCTCTAACATGTGCTGACGACATACACTTGGTGTGCTTTACATGTCAACTTTTTCAACCTGTTTTGAATtgcttaatatataaaaagctaatgaTGACTTTCACGTTACATTAAGATCTTTGTTCATTGCTCTGAATGACGTTCGAGATTTGGTTTTTCTTGCTGCCTTATTAACGAAGACACTACACCTTAGGAGTGACTTTCTTCCCCTCAATAGCAGTGGTGTTTATCACCACCTGCCCTTAATTCAGACCTCAGGATCACCGGGAGAGTTCTTCAGAGCCCACATGCAACCACTGTCCTGGCGTCCTGTACAGCGTGGTGGCCCGAGTGAGTAATACCATCTTGCacatttgaaagttgttaagagagtaggtCTTAAAAGTCCTCGtcacaagaaaaaaacttttttcaaCTGCGTGGTGAcagatattaactagacttactgtggtgattaATTCATAATATATGCAGCAaataactgaaactaatataatgttgtgtCAGTTGtacctcagaaaacaaaaaacctccaAAAACACACTATCCTCACACATCAGATTCAATCAATCAAGAAGGAAATTTTGTGTCACTATGAGAAAAACTCCCAGGGTTCAGAAAGGTGCTTAACAGTGTTTCCAGTACCCTTACCACCGTGTTTTTTAACAGGGTGGGAGACACAGAGCACGAAGCACACAgaacatacatgtgtgtgtgttactgCCCTGCACATCAGCTCAGTATCTCTGGGAAGGCGCACAAGCAGCTGCTTTCACTGCTGCCTCCCAGAGGGGAATGGGGCTGAGCAGGGAGACTTGTTACTGAATGTTCGTCTGGACGCCTGCATTTTGTACCACGCGATTAAATactcaggaaaagaaaagaaacatgtaaATCACATCAATTACCTTTTCTGGGTCAATCTTGTCATAGAGTTTCAAGACATAAAGAACACGGTCCTTGATCCCCTCTAGCGTCAGTGGGGGCGCGTCACTATACTGGCGGCACAGCTGTGTACCTCTGCCTGGTACCTAGGGCAAGGGCAGGAAGGAAACATTGAACTTAAAATGCTTCAAGTgcccgctggcgtggctcagtggttgagcggtgacttaggaaccaggaggtcacggttcgatttctgatcagggcacatgcctgggttgcaggctcagtccccagtgtggggtgtgcaggaggcagccgattaatgattttctcacaattgatgtttctctctctctcctcctcgcttcctctctgaaatcaataaaagaaaagtagATTACAAAATGAAATGCCTCCAGGTAAATGCACTGGCCTGTATTAGGTACCTTCCACAAAGCACTTAGGGCTCTAGAGAACCCACCCATCTGATTCTAAGTGCTGGGTACTCTGATGCCCTAGGGCGGTCAGCAGCAGAagcaggcctcccctcccctcagagcCAGGACTGGCTTTGGACACTGGTCCTGTTCAGTGAGACTGAAATCGTCCACGGCCTGCAGAAGAGCCTAAGTCTTCTAGCGGCATCTCCAGCAGCCACTGCCAGGGAGTCCCTGCCACCTCTAATGGGCACCCCCACCCAATAACCCACAGGGAAAAGAGCTGCCACGGGAACTGAGCGGCTCACGCCGAGGGCCACACTGACCCGCACTGGCTCCCAAGCCGAAGGAGAGGAAGAGCCTGAGAGTCCTCAGTCCAGTCTGTTCCCCTTCAGGGCCTGGGCCTGTGACCGCCAGCCCCACCACGAGCCTCTGTGATCTCTGACGTGATGGAGGACCATCTCCAATCTCTCCGCTAGTCACCTGTTTCTATTCACCTGGGTGCCAGGTCCTGCCGGGCTCCTGCCCTTCACCACCTGTGAGAAGAGCTCCAACGCACCGGCCAGCGGGTTTAAAGCTGTGGAAGGTACGGCGCAGAGCAAACCAAACCGTCGGATAGATTTGCTGGCTATGGAAGTCCCTAATCTGAATGGCTTGTTACCTTCTAAAACTGATCTTAATACTGCGGTTTGGAGTTCCTAGGGCGTTTCCCATAGAAAATAGGTTTTGCTTGTTGGGGTTCAGATGCATGAGACAAAGGCCCATGAAAAACTGCGATTAAAAACACCAAGTGAACCAAACCAGCACACATCTCTGTATGAGCACTtaccttgaaaaaataaaacatcaaccaAACGAAAGGACCCCGGCACTGAAGTGAGGGCTAACTGCGAGCTGTTTGTAAGGCACTTCGGGAGCACTTgctcttttctgtctgactttaccgtctcccttcctttccaatGACCGTGGGTTAAGGAGGTGTCTGACGTGGGCATGTCACCAGGCCTTATCAACAACTAGAAGGATTCCAAGCCACAGATACAATGCAGCAGCAGAAAGGACTAAAGAAAGCGGGAGGAGGAATGAGCGAACAGTGGTAATGACAGACAAGACCTTGAGGATGGATGTAGTGGAGGCTTTGTCAGTGCAGATCAAGGCGTGGTGGGAGGTGGAATTACTGCtgaggagggacagagaaaggGGTGTTTGTACACAACTCCCCATGTGGCCCACTAGGGGTGAGCATTGTCCTGACAGCAGGGCAAGTGCCTGCAGAGGCCAGGTGGGCACTATGTGATTCAGTGAAATTAAAGGGGCCTCATGCCAATGTAAAGTGGGCAGCTATAGTGGGCTCAGCAGAGGCAGATGGGTAAGAGCTCAGACCCTGGAATGAGAGTGCCTTGGTTGTATCCTGGCACTAGCTCGCTCTTACtaatcatcttttttaaaaatgtttttatttttttagagagagagaagggagagggatagagagataaaaacatcaatgagagagaaacac is a genomic window of Eptesicus fuscus isolate TK198812 chromosome 4, DD_ASM_mEF_20220401, whole genome shotgun sequence containing:
- the NDUFAB1 gene encoding acyl carrier protein, mitochondrial; translation: MAARVLSSCVRRLPPALASLPRLPTLAAARPLSTTLRPAETQSRPRAPGSALAQVPGRGTQLCRQYSDAPPLTLEGIKDRVLYVLKLYDKIDPEKLSVNSHFMKDLGLDSLDQVEIIMAMEDEFGFEIPDIDAEKLMCPQEIVDYIADKKDVYE